Proteins from one Listeria innocua genomic window:
- a CDS encoding arsenic metallochaperone ArsD family protein: MKRISYFYSAENESEINLEIWNVFMNKSEAERKIHFDYTGIVFDIQLGEVGKVDLPERVQMLIDKNGMDALPILVVDGAIYNYGEFSVFDAVEELLDVGVSIQVEED, translated from the coding sequence ATGAAGCGAATTAGTTACTTTTATTCTGCGGAAAATGAGTCTGAGATTAACCTAGAGATATGGAACGTATTTATGAATAAAAGTGAAGCTGAGCGAAAAATCCATTTTGATTATACTGGAATCGTGTTTGATATTCAGCTAGGAGAAGTCGGGAAAGTGGACTTGCCAGAGAGGGTTCAAATGCTAATTGATAAGAATGGGATGGATGCTTTGCCGATTTTAGTTGTAGATGGAGCGATATACAATTATGGGGAGTTTTCTGTGTTTGATGCAGTTGAGGAATTACTTGATGTGGGTGTTTCTATTCAAGTGGAAGAAGATTGA
- a CDS encoding M20 family metallopeptidase has protein sequence MEVWIMKEKLFQKLDEKRDRMIEIRRYLHEHPELSFQEENTAKYIADFYKEMDCDVRTHVGGNGVVVTIDTGKPGKTLAIRADFDALPIQEETGLAFASKNPGVMHACGHDGHTAYMLILGETLIEMKEELTGKLVILHQHAEETPPGGAIQMIQDGALDGVDNVLGIHVMSTMKTGEVFYREGAIQTGRSYFKLKVQGQGGHGSSPHLANDAIVAASEFVVAVQTVISRRLNPFDVGSITIGSFDGKGSFNVIKDAVELEGDVRSMSEEARNIIQKEITRIVSGIEAMFGVTCELDYKNDYPVLNNDEALTDFVVKSIKGAKIPEITDVVRCEPQPPSEDFAYYAKERPSSFFYVGAMPADGHFYPHHHPKFDINEDSLLIASKAMGACVVDYLKGENN, from the coding sequence ATGGAGGTTTGGATAATGAAAGAGAAGTTATTTCAAAAACTAGACGAAAAACGAGATCGAATGATAGAAATTCGTCGTTACTTACACGAACACCCTGAACTTTCTTTTCAAGAGGAGAATACGGCGAAGTATATTGCGGATTTTTATAAAGAAATGGACTGCGATGTGCGGACGCATGTTGGCGGGAATGGCGTTGTAGTAACGATTGATACAGGCAAGCCGGGCAAGACACTTGCAATTCGCGCTGATTTTGATGCACTTCCTATCCAAGAAGAAACTGGCTTAGCTTTTGCATCTAAAAATCCTGGTGTAATGCACGCTTGTGGTCACGACGGTCATACTGCTTATATGCTTATTTTAGGCGAAACACTTATTGAAATGAAAGAAGAATTAACAGGAAAACTTGTTATTTTACATCAGCATGCGGAAGAAACTCCTCCTGGTGGCGCGATTCAAATGATTCAAGACGGGGCGCTGGATGGTGTGGATAATGTGCTTGGAATTCATGTGATGTCTACGATGAAAACAGGCGAAGTTTTCTACCGTGAGGGTGCGATTCAAACTGGTCGTTCTTATTTTAAACTTAAGGTACAAGGTCAAGGTGGACACGGCTCATCTCCGCATTTAGCGAATGATGCTATTGTTGCGGCAAGTGAATTTGTAGTAGCTGTGCAAACTGTTATTAGTCGCCGTTTAAACCCATTTGATGTTGGCTCGATTACGATTGGTTCTTTTGACGGAAAAGGTAGTTTTAATGTTATAAAGGATGCGGTTGAGCTTGAAGGCGATGTGCGCTCGATGTCTGAAGAGGCACGCAACATTATTCAAAAAGAAATTACCCGTATCGTTAGCGGCATAGAAGCAATGTTTGGCGTTACTTGTGAACTTGATTACAAAAATGATTATCCGGTTTTAAATAATGACGAAGCTTTGACTGATTTCGTTGTTAAATCTATTAAAGGGGCGAAAATCCCTGAAATCACGGATGTTGTGCGTTGTGAACCGCAACCACCTTCAGAAGACTTTGCTTATTATGCAAAAGAACGCCCAAGCTCATTTTTCTATGTGGGAGCAATGCCGGCAGATGGTCATTTTTATCCGCATCATCATCCAAAATTCGACATCAATGAAGATTCATTATTAATTGCATCAAAAGCAATGGGAGCATGTGTTGTAGATTACTTAAAAGGAGAGAATAACTAA
- a CDS encoding helix-turn-helix domain-containing protein, with product MSHLKDYTIGIQHIKQLTSEISLGTKLVFAISGQITIKISEQKFYLQEGDILVLDRNTFYTIEGNEANLIIDLTISDTFFAHYYEDYFQHSFKFFSKESDPGRERVVGSLRKSVSELLIASATKKRANKLEAQSALFQILLLLTRFLKKGIPSSARKEVNDKRISRIIREVEERFDEALSLREFAQKEFLSEAYLSRYFKKTTGLGFLQYLTEVRLKHAIQDLLHSAESITEIALKNGFSSQKHFSEVFKFHFELTPSEYRSEHHVETNLLIDNKTSELGASIEQIVPSPEILVNLSRLYHDVEPGKELNKAPFEKKKIDITEKAARCLSENMNILTIGELKEVLKANVQKQIITTRDEIGINYIGIRHLFRGSTFLPETETDELVPTSSPYANADLALTFLKQQNLQLFIRIEYQDIVGEEAAVFERLDHFLKHCMQVFGREFVSKWHFMFFEPKNTYADKDELKKIYLKIYHIIKSRFPAIQVGNFVPFSLSKNEVPERHTWFLDVADEIDFVAYNANQNEAVDFSKEDMKSFMISEDYCLSKTRKLKAFLKHHHINKPLMLVNWNTLTGNTRYTNGTFFRGALVLKTMLDLAPEVDALGFWINTELHEGDDSQLNISLDGIEMFHFFDGKRPAFYAVKFLRRLKGVVVAEGADFIMTKHTDGYQLILMNCANINPRYSVEERFTKEEQKEMHIRITGLQAGEYQVCKWQFDRDNGALYSKYWQLNSKYGLDKEILDYIVDASQPTLTVSDETITEDWSFYAYLDINAIHFYEFRSTI from the coding sequence GTGTCTCATTTAAAAGATTATACGATTGGTATTCAACACATAAAGCAGCTGACGTCGGAAATTTCACTTGGAACTAAATTGGTATTTGCTATTTCTGGACAAATAACAATTAAGATTTCTGAGCAAAAATTTTACTTGCAGGAAGGCGATATTTTAGTCCTTGATCGCAACACTTTTTATACAATTGAAGGAAATGAAGCTAACTTAATTATTGATTTAACGATTTCAGATACATTTTTTGCGCATTATTATGAGGATTATTTTCAGCATTCTTTTAAATTTTTCTCGAAGGAGAGTGACCCTGGGAGAGAGCGGGTTGTGGGGTCGTTGAGGAAGTCGGTGAGTGAGCTATTGATTGCTTCGGCGACGAAGAAACGAGCGAATAAATTAGAAGCGCAATCGGCGTTGTTCCAAATCTTATTATTACTTACGCGTTTCTTGAAAAAAGGGATTCCATCTTCTGCTAGGAAAGAAGTCAATGATAAACGGATTTCGCGCATTATTCGAGAAGTGGAAGAGCGGTTTGATGAAGCCTTGTCGCTTCGTGAGTTTGCGCAAAAAGAGTTTTTAAGTGAGGCGTATTTATCACGTTATTTTAAAAAGACGACGGGGCTTGGATTCTTGCAGTATTTGACGGAAGTTCGATTGAAGCATGCGATTCAAGATTTACTGCATTCGGCGGAAAGTATTACGGAAATCGCGTTAAAAAACGGTTTTTCGAGTCAAAAGCATTTTTCGGAAGTGTTTAAGTTTCATTTTGAGCTAACGCCAAGTGAGTACCGATCCGAACATCATGTGGAAACGAATTTGTTAATAGACAATAAGACATCCGAGCTGGGCGCTAGTATAGAGCAAATTGTGCCATCTCCGGAAATTTTAGTGAATTTGTCGCGGCTTTATCATGATGTGGAGCCGGGTAAGGAATTAAATAAAGCGCCATTTGAGAAAAAGAAAATTGATATTACGGAAAAGGCGGCTCGTTGCCTTAGCGAAAATATGAATATTTTAACCATTGGTGAGCTTAAAGAAGTGCTTAAAGCTAACGTGCAAAAGCAGATTATTACGACACGCGATGAAATTGGGATTAATTATATTGGCATTCGTCATTTGTTTAGAGGTTCGACATTCTTGCCTGAAACGGAAACGGACGAGCTAGTGCCGACATCTTCACCGTACGCTAATGCAGATTTGGCGCTCACGTTTTTAAAACAGCAAAATTTACAGTTGTTCATTCGCATAGAGTATCAAGATATTGTAGGTGAGGAAGCCGCTGTTTTTGAGCGCTTGGATCATTTTTTAAAGCATTGTATGCAAGTTTTTGGGCGGGAATTTGTTTCTAAGTGGCATTTTATGTTTTTTGAACCGAAAAATACATATGCTGATAAAGACGAGCTGAAAAAAATTTATTTGAAAATATATCATATTATAAAATCGCGTTTTCCAGCTATCCAAGTCGGAAATTTTGTCCCGTTTTCACTTTCTAAAAATGAAGTTCCAGAACGGCATACGTGGTTTTTAGATGTGGCTGATGAAATTGATTTTGTGGCCTATAATGCGAATCAAAATGAAGCGGTGGATTTTTCGAAAGAAGATATGAAGTCGTTTATGATTTCCGAAGATTATTGTTTATCTAAAACGCGGAAGTTGAAGGCTTTTTTGAAACATCATCATATTAATAAACCTCTTATGCTGGTGAACTGGAATACGCTCACGGGAAATACGCGGTATACGAATGGTACGTTTTTCCGAGGTGCGTTGGTTTTAAAAACAATGCTAGATTTGGCGCCAGAAGTGGATGCGTTAGGGTTTTGGATTAATACAGAACTGCATGAAGGTGATGACAGCCAGTTAAATATTAGTTTAGATGGGATTGAAATGTTCCACTTTTTTGACGGAAAAAGACCGGCGTTTTATGCGGTGAAGTTTTTGAGGAGGCTTAAGGGTGTTGTTGTTGCTGAGGGTGCGGATTTTATTATGACGAAGCATACAGACGGATACCAACTTATTCTGATGAACTGTGCGAATATTAACCCGAGATATTCTGTGGAAGAGAGATTTACTAAGGAAGAGCAGAAAGAAATGCATATTCGAATAACGGGGCTTCAAGCTGGGGAATACCAAGTGTGTAAATGGCAATTCGACCGCGATAATGGGGCACTTTATTCGAAGTATTGGCAGCTTAATAGTAAGTATGGACTGGATAAAGAGATTTTGGATTATATTGTTGATGCCTCTCAGCCGACACTTACGGTGAGCGATGAGACGATTACAGAAGATTGGTCGTTTTATGCGTATTTGGATATTAATGCGATTCACTTTTATGAGTTTAGAAGTACGATTTAA
- a CDS encoding DUF1015 domain-containing protein: MVNIRPFKALRPIKNLAEKVASLPYDVLNSEEARELGDANKYSFLHIDKAEIDLDPAISPYDPAVYQKAADNLEQFELDGWLGREANPAFYIYQLTMDGRPQTGLVVCTSIDDYLNGKIKKHELTREEKELDRIRHVDVCDANTSPIFLTYRGKEAINTLIESWVNENEPEYDFESFHGVTHKAWAITDAHILEDLSAAFSEVPALYIADGHHRTESAVKVGLKRREEFPEAGPEAEFNFFLSVVFPEEQLEILDYNRVVNVPIEADFLSKVEASFDVEKVGKEAFKPEKPKQVGMYLDGNWYKLTAKSDVIPSDVIGQLDVSILQAQVLTPIFGIEDIRRDNRIDFVGGIRGLEELTRLVDNGSHSVAFAMYPPTMDDLLGVADAAEIMPPKSTWFEPKLLSGLFVHDLESK; this comes from the coding sequence GGCGATGCAAATAAGTATTCTTTTTTACATATTGATAAGGCGGAAATTGATTTAGATCCGGCAATCTCCCCTTATGACCCAGCTGTTTATCAAAAAGCGGCTGATAATTTGGAGCAATTTGAGCTGGATGGTTGGCTTGGAAGAGAAGCAAACCCGGCATTTTATATTTATCAACTGACGATGGATGGTCGTCCGCAAACGGGACTGGTTGTTTGTACGTCGATTGATGATTATTTGAACGGCAAGATTAAAAAACATGAGCTGACTCGGGAAGAGAAGGAGTTAGACCGGATTCGCCATGTGGATGTTTGTGATGCGAATACAAGTCCAATTTTCCTTACTTATCGTGGAAAAGAAGCGATTAATACGCTTATTGAGTCTTGGGTGAATGAAAATGAACCTGAATACGACTTTGAGAGCTTCCACGGGGTCACTCATAAGGCTTGGGCAATTACGGACGCTCATATTCTAGAAGACCTGTCAGCGGCGTTCTCGGAAGTCCCAGCACTATATATCGCAGACGGCCACCATAGAACGGAATCTGCTGTAAAAGTTGGTTTGAAACGGCGCGAAGAGTTTCCAGAGGCTGGACCAGAAGCAGAATTTAATTTCTTCTTATCGGTTGTTTTTCCAGAAGAGCAATTAGAAATTCTTGATTATAATCGGGTTGTGAATGTGCCTATTGAAGCAGATTTCCTTAGTAAAGTTGAGGCTAGTTTTGACGTGGAGAAGGTTGGGAAAGAAGCATTTAAACCTGAGAAGCCAAAACAAGTTGGGATGTATTTAGATGGAAATTGGTACAAACTTACGGCGAAAAGCGATGTGATTCCAAGTGATGTTATCGGTCAGCTGGATGTTTCGATATTACAAGCGCAAGTTTTAACGCCGATTTTTGGAATTGAAGATATTCGTCGCGACAACCGCATTGATTTTGTCGGCGGAATACGTGGCTTAGAAGAGCTAACTCGTTTGGTGGATAATGGCAGTCATTCGGTGGCATTTGCGATGTACCCGCCGACAATGGACGATTTACTTGGTGTGGCAGATGCCGCAGAAATCATGCCGCCAAAATCGACTTGGTTTGAACCGAAATTATTAAGTGGGCTGTTTGTCCACGATTTAGAAAGTAAGTAG